DNA from Globicephala melas chromosome 11, mGloMel1.2, whole genome shotgun sequence:
GCCCATCGTCAAAAAGCTGGCTGGCTACCTGACCACACTGGAAGTATGCAACACGATGGGCTTGGGTGGATGGGCTTGGGTGGATGGGCAGGCAGAGTTAGGGAAGGTGTTCGCATGTCTCCAAAGCCCTCCAGACCCGGGAACCTTCCAGAGTAGGATGCCAGCCAAGGGTCCTGGGGTGTGCCCACCATGCTCTCCATGCTCCATCCAGCTAGAGAGCAGCTTCGTGTCCACGGAGGAGAGCAAACAGAAGTTGGTGCCCATCATGACCATCTTGCTGGAGGAGCTAAATGCCTCAGGCCGGTGCACTCTGCCCATCGGTATGGCCCAGCCTCTGTAAGGACAGCAGAGGGGTCAAGGAGGGATGGGGAAGTGTCAGGGGAAGGTGAGCCCAGTCAAGGACAAGACTCGTGAACAAATTGGTGGCCAGGAAATAGCCATGAGCTGAGCTGATGATGTCCAGGGCCCAGTGCGTgatggggctggagagggggAGGCCAGTAGAGCTCTCTAGCTCTGCTCCTTGGGCGTGTTCCTTCCCCTGTATGGACCTCAGTCTGTTGCtccataaaaggggaagatgGCCCTACCCAGAGTCACCTGCCTGCCTCAAGGGTGGCTGGGAGGACTGGATGGTAATTGATGGCCTCTTGGAATAGATGGCACTGAGGATATGGGTGGGGTTCCCTGCAGATGAGTCTAACACCATCCACTTGAAGGTCATTGAGCAGCGGCCTGACCCTCCTGTGGCCCAGGAGTATGATGTGCCTGTCTTTACCAAAGACAAGGAGGATTTTTTCAACTCACAGTGGGACCTCACCACACAACAGGTATGCTAGCCCTCCCTGGCTATCATGACCTGCGGCTGGCCACAGCCCTGGCCTCATCCCACCCCTACTTACCCTGCTCTTCCCTGCCCAGATCCTGCCCTACATTGATGGTTTCCGCCACGTCCAGAAGATCTCAGCCGAGGCAGACGTGGAGCTCAACCTAGTGCGCATCGCCATCCAGAACCTGCTGTGAGTGGGGAACAGTGACACTCAGGACAGGGTCGCCAGTCAGGAAGAGCCCAGGGGCCCTGAGTGTGGGAGCTGGGAAGGCATGGCCCTCAGAAGCTGAGCACAGCTATCTCCCCCAGGTACTACGGCGTTGTGACACTGGTGTCCATCCTCCAGGTAGGTGTGTCTGGGGTCTGATTAAATGGAGAATGGATCATGTGGCTGAGCCCAATTGGGGCTGTGTCAGACTTCCAAGCCCCTCACTCAGGCCCCTGTGCCTCCTGCTACCCTCCAGTACTCCAATGTGTACTGCCCGACGCCCAAGGTCCAGGACCTAGTAGATGACAAGTCCCTGCAGGAGGCGTGTCTATCCTACGTGACCAAGCAAGGTATTAGCAGGCTCTGGGGGAGGCCATCTCAGGGAGGGCAGGGCCACCTGGAGAGCTGATCCCTGATGCCTACAGGGCACAAGAGGGCCAGTCTCCGGGATGTGTTCCAGCTGTACTGCAGCCTGAGCCCTGGCACTACTGTGAGAGATCTCATTGGCCGCCACCCCCAACAGCTGCAGCACGTTGATGAACGGTCAGAGGGGGATCCCCTGGGGCATGGAAGGTTTGCCTGAGGGCAGGTacactctctgtgtctctcccgaGCCCTGGGTCAGAGAGAAAGCAGGAGATTCCTGATGAGCAGAATCATGTGGCACTGCtactccaggaaggcttcctggaggtgatGGGTTTGAAGTCCAGTCTGGTCACTGAAACAAAACTGGAGGGGAGACTGGCCTGGCTAGAAGGAGGCCTGGCCAGAGCATCACCCCTTTCTTCCTCAACCCTCACCCCAGGAAGCTGATCCAGTTCGGGCTTATGAAGAACCTCATCCGGCGACTACAGAAGTATCCCGTGCGGGTGTCTCGGGAGGAGCGGAGCCACCCTGCCAGGCTTTACACAGGCTGCCACAGTTACGATGAGATCTGCTGCAAGACAGGTAGAGGCAGGCAGGACCACTGAGGTGGGGTCAAGGCAGGGTGGCCAGGCCAAGGCTTCTGACCTCACCTCCACCACACCACCCAGGCATGAGCTACCAAGAGCTGGATGAACGGCTGGAAAATGACCCCAACATCATCATCTGCTGGAAGTGAGGCTGGTGGGGGCTGGACCAGGCACACAGCTATGGCTATTCTCTCCTCCTAAGCCCTGCCTGGTGCATGAGGACTAGACCTACAAACTAGTCCATTACTGTCTCAAAGTTAACCCTCATTTCTATAAATAAAGTCATCCATTTCAACCTGCCTTTATTGAATACTGCCTCTGAGTCAGCCACCAGAGAGAACTCGCAGTGAAAGAAATAGCCATGGTCTGACGCCCTGGAGCACCATCTGGTGGCCAGAACCAACAATGGGCATGTAAAAGTGCCTGCTAATTATAAACTGAAATAAATAGCCAGAAAGAATCAATGGGGAAGCTGAGATGAAAAGTGAGttgggatgggagctgaggctgctCTGCATCAGATTCTCAAGGAAGGCCTAGCTGAACTGACTTAAATTGAACTCTGAAGGAGGAAGAGTATTCCAGACAGAGGTAACAGGCGCAAAAGCCCTGAAGCAAAAGCCACTTTAGGATGTATGAGGAAGCCAAGGGAAGCCCGTGGGGCTGGAACATATTGTAGAagacaagggggaggggggaagaaatgAAGTCCCGAGGTAGGAGAGGGGACAAGAGCCTGATTCTGCAGAGTTGCTGGTAAGCTGCTTTGGACATAGTATTTTGAGGGCCAGAGGCAGCCAGATTCACACTCATGTGAGGAAGTAATGTCTCCTATACACCTTTAAAAGACTcctggtgggaattccctggcagtccaatggttaggacttagggctctcactgccgagggccgaggttcaatccctggtcggggagctaatatcctacatgccacgtggcgtggccaaaaaaaaaaaaaaagactcctggcTACTCAGGAAGGTCAAGGGTGGAAATGGGTCCAGTAAAAAGACCACAGTAGTTACCTCATGAGAGGTGATGGCAGCCTGGCCTAGGATGGAGAGAAGCTGTGAGCCCTGCGCAGTATTTCGGGTGTAGAGCCAACAAGGTGGAGCTGCGCGCGAGGAATACTGGAGCGAGGAGGCCACGGAGAGGAGCATCCGTGTGGGCGGAGAGGGAGCAGCTACAGGGAGAGCTGGTGGGGGGCGGGCCGACTTGACGTCCATCCGAGGAGGAAGCTAGAACGCAAGAGTCTGTAACTCAGGGAGACCCGTGAGCCGCAGCCAGTTGTGAGGGAGAAAGCTCCAGGAATCTAAGGAGGGTTGCTACCCGTAGCCTGGCAAGCAGGCAGACGCTGGCGTGACGGGACCCAGCGCGGGCCGCCAGCAGGGGCGGGACCCAGGCCGCAGTGCGCAGGCGTTGAGCTAACCGTTTCCATGGCGGCGAGGACTCACGCTCCGCAACCGCTTTACAACTGTAGGGCCCCAGACTTCGGGCCCGCAGGAGACCGTGGTCCCCAAGCGTGTCAGCATCCACATCTCAGCGCAGGCCGCTGCTCGCGGTCAGCCGAACCCCACCTTCCCGCTTCCTGTCCCTTGAGCCGACATGGGCGACCTGGAGTTGCTGCTGCCGGGGGAGGCTGACGTGCTAGTGCGGGGACTGCGCAGCTTCCAGCTGCGCGAGATGGGCTCCGGAGGGTGAGACAGCTGGATCCGGGGTCAGGTGGAGTCATGGGGTCAGAGTCCTTGAGTGGAGGAGTGTGGGCCTGACATTGGGGGGAGGGGTTGCCCGGCGTGGAGGGGCCCCTCGGTGGGGAGGTAAAGCTCTCCGAGACAGGGTTATATGGTCCTGAGCCACCTTGGACCCCGGTTAGGCTTCAGTAGGACCCAGCCCCCACACCCACTCCTACTGCACACATGTgcacccacatgcacacacaccctgTCTGGGCAGGTGGAACCAGCAGCACGAGAATCTCGAGAAGCTGAACATGCAGGCTATCCTTGATGCCACGGCCAGCCAGGGCGAGCCCATCCAGGAGCTGCTGGTCACCCATGGGAAGGTAGGTTGGAGTCACAGGCAGGCTTCCTGTCTTctcaccaccccccatccccaccagtcTACCCCTCAGGAACACCCTGGGTGCCTGCACTTCCCTCTGGCTGGCACCCCTGTCCTccccaaaggaaaaggaaaagtgtgTTACACATTTGATTTTGCAGCCCTATGGGACAGGACCCTGGCATGCCAGGTGGGGTGTAGGATGTGAGTTGATTAGGGAGATAATCCTGGATCCTAGAACAGCCTAGGCTGTAGGGGGAGGGCCCAAGTTCTAAAGGCATTACTGAATAGACTGTCGGGCTAGAGGGGGGCACCCACTAAAGTGGGGTGGGACTTTGGCATAGAAGAAGGCAACCTTCCCAACATGAGAGAGAGGGAGTTAGAAACCAGGGATTGGCTTAACTGGAATGTGAGCCAGGAGGTGGCACCAGTAGATGACCTGAAATATCACTTGACAGAAAGATTCCTCTGCAAGGAAAAGGTGGAGCGCCCTACTGGGGTGTGAGGTAGGAATAGGGCACTGTGAAGGGCCCTGAATAAGAGTgaggccaagggcttccctggtggcgcagtggttgagagtccgcctgccgatgcaggggacacgggttcgtgccccggtttgggaagatcccacatgccgcggagcggctaggcccgtgagccatggccgctgagcctgcgcgtccggagcctgtgctccgcaatgggagaggccacaacagtgaaaggcccgcgagccgcaaaaaaaacaaacaaacaaaaaaaaagagtgaaaggacAGGGACGAGAGAGGGAATGAGCAGGAGGGCTGGCCTGAGAGGTACACTTGAATGGGGGAGGACCTGACAAGGGCTCAGGTGCAGGGGGAGCATGGCAGCCTGGGGACAAGGCAAGGGCCAGTAATAGGAAGCCTGGGGAATGCCCCCACAGAGATGTCGGAGGCAGCTGGAAATGAAGGTCTAAGGTGCAGGAGAGAGATCGGGAAGGAATTCATGGAGCAGAGGAGAGTCTGGAGCCCAGGGGAGTTtgaggagggctgggctgggctgagccagAGATGGGAGGGTTGCCAGGCTAAGTAGGCCCACCTCATCCCTGTCCTTCCCCTCCCAAAGATCCCGACGCTGGTGGTGGAGCTGATTGCAGTGGAGATGTGGAAGCAGAaggtgttccctgtgctgtgcaggcTGGAAGACTTCAAGCCCCCAAACACTTTTCCCATTTACATGGTGGTGAGCCATCGGTTCATACCCCTTCCCACCCCTTCAGAGGGCCCTGGACTAGAGAGAGTAGCTGGTAGCCCCTATCCCTCTCTCAGCAGCCCAGGGCCCTGTCCTCCTCTTTATCTGACAGTTACACCATGAGGCCTCCATCATCAACCTCCTGGAGACAGTATTCTTCCACAAGGTGAGGCACCAGCCCTGCCCATTGGCTAGCCTAGGCCGGGGTCTGGCAGCAAGGGGGGTTGTGTCTGTTTGGGAAGGGCATCAGAGGCAGAATGTTtcccctccacctgcccctcAGGAGGTGTGTGAGTCAGCAGAGGACACCATCTTGGACCTGGTGGACTACTGCCACCGCAAACTGACTCTGTTGGTCGCCCAGAGTGGCCATGGTGGCCCCCCTGAGGAGGAGGAGTCCCAGTATGGCACCCCCATGCAGGTGGGCTGAGGTTTCCGGGGGTTGGCAAGGGCTAGACCCAGGCTCCCCTAGCTTGAACACCATGTGCCCCACCCCAGGAGCTGCAGAAGCAGGCAGAGCTGATGGAATTTGAGATCGCACTAAAGGCCCTCTCAGTGCTGCGCTACATCACAGACTGTATGGACAGGTGGGCTGTCCTGCTAAGCTGGGGCCTGCAGTGGAGGGCTGGTAGCCTGGGCCTGTAGCCTCAGCTCACCTCTCCATCCACGTCCCTAGCCTTTCCCTGAGCACCTTGAGCCGCATGCTCAGCACCCACAATCTGCCCTGTCTCCTGGTGGAACTGCTGGAGCACAGCCCCTGGAGCCGGCAGGAAGGCGGTAAGGTCCTCCTCCACCTGCCTAAGCCCCAGTTCACTGCTTCCAGGACATCCTCCAGGATTGATGGGGTGGGCAGCTTGCACACAGGCAGAAAACTTTGCCCCCTTGACCACAGAGAATACCAGGATGCCTCACCCAAAGTGGGCCTAGACCTGGACTCTGCAGCAGGCAGGGCCTGTGTGTCTACCACTGAGGACTCACCCTGCTCTGAAGTGAGCAGCGCCCCAGCATGGGCACATTCTGTGCCCAGACAGTGGTCAGTCCCTAGCCCGCACAGCTGGCTCACTCACAAAGCATGCAACGCCTGCACACAGTATGCTGGTTCCTCTCCCCAGGCAAGCTGCAGCAATTTGAGAGCGGCCGTTGGCAGACAGTGTCCCCCTCGGAGCAGCAAAAGCTGAGCAAGTTGGATGGGCAGGTGTGGATCGCCCTGTACAATCTGCTGCTAAGCCCTGAGGCCCGGGCCCGCTACTGCCTCACAAGCTTTGCCAAAGGACAGCTACTCAAGGTAGGGAACTCCTCCCACACCAGTCACCATCGCCCCAGCACTGCCCCATGCCTCCCTTGATGTTTATTTTTGCCCACTCACCTCAGCCCCAGCCCTCTCTCCACACCTTGGGCCTCAGGTGACACAGCAGCTAGTAGGACATGGGTCCCACTGGCAccctcagctcagcccagctcaagCCCTCTTTGTTCCTCGACCCTCTGACCAGCACCGCTTCACACTGGCCTCCCCTGGACACTCTTGCAGCTTCGGGCCTTCCTCACAGACACACTGCTCGACCAGCTGCCCAACCTGGCAGACCTGCAGGGTTTCCTGGCCCACCTGGCCTTGACCGAAGCCCAGCCCCCTAAGAAGGACCTGGTGTTGGAACAGGTAGGCACTAGGTAGTTAGTTGTTCAGGACCACTGCCCACTTTACCAGCTCCTCCCTGCCACTCTCCACTTCTCTTCCCCAGATCCCAGAAATCTGGGAGCGGCTAGAGCGAGAGAACAGAGGCAAGTGGCAGGCTATTGCCAAGCATCAGCTGCGGCATGTATTCAGCCCCTCGGAGCAGGAACTGAGGCTGCAGGCACGAAGGTGAGGCCTGCTGAGCTGGCAGAAAGGGTAGAAGGGAGGCAGAAGACATGGATGTGGGTAGGGCTGCTCCCGTCCACCCACCCACCAGGTCCAGCCAAGTCCTCCTGACCCTTTTCCCAGGTGGGCGGAGACCTACAGACTGGACGTGCTAGAGGCAGTGGCTCCAGAGCAGCCCCGCTGTGCCTACTGCAATGCAGAGGCCTCCAAGCGCTGCTCACGATGCCAGAATGAGTGGTATTGCAGCAGGTGAGGGTATCCTAGGACCTTGGACCCCTGAGTCCCACTGCCATACCTCTCATAGCACGGCATCCTCACCGGCCCATTTGCCTGCAGGGAGTGCCAAGTCAAGCACTGGGAGAAGCACGGAAAGGCTTGTGTCCCGGCAGCCCAGGGTGACAGAGCCAAGTGAAGGCTGCAGCTGCTGAGGGCCGAGCACCCATGCCATACAACCCC
Protein-coding regions in this window:
- the NPRL2 gene encoding GATOR1 complex protein NPRL2 isoform X1, which translates into the protein MGSSCRIECIFFSEFHPTLGPKITYQVPEDFISRELFDTVQVYIITKPELQNKLITVTAMEKKLIGCPVCIEHKKYSRNALLFNLGFVCDAQAKTCALEPIVKKLAGYLTTLELESSFVSTEESKQKLVPIMTILLEELNASGRCTLPIDESNTIHLKVIEQRPDPPVAQEYDVPVFTKDKEDFFNSQWDLTTQQILPYIDGFRHVQKISAEADVELNLVRIAIQNLLYYGVVTLVSILQYSNVYCPTPKVQDLVDDKSLQEACLSYVTKQGHKRASLRDVFQLYCSLSPGTTVRDLIGRHPQQLQHVDERKLIQFGLMKNLIRRLQKYPVRVSREERSHPARLYTGCHSYDEICCKTGMSYQELDERLENDPNIIICWK
- the NPRL2 gene encoding GATOR1 complex protein NPRL2 isoform X2, whose product is MGGKVPEDFISRELFDTVQVYIITKPELQNKLITVTAMEKKLIGCPVCIEHKKYSRNALLFNLGFVCDAQAKTCALEPIVKKLAGYLTTLELESSFVSTEESKQKLVPIMTILLEELNASGRCTLPIDESNTIHLKVIEQRPDPPVAQEYDVPVFTKDKEDFFNSQWDLTTQQILPYIDGFRHVQKISAEADVELNLVRIAIQNLLYYGVVTLVSILQYSNVYCPTPKVQDLVDDKSLQEACLSYVTKQGHKRASLRDVFQLYCSLSPGTTVRDLIGRHPQQLQHVDERKLIQFGLMKNLIRRLQKYPVRVSREERSHPARLYTGCHSYDEICCKTGMSYQELDERLENDPNIIICWK
- the ZMYND10 gene encoding zinc finger MYND domain-containing protein 10, translating into MGDLELLLPGEADVLVRGLRSFQLREMGSGGWNQQHENLEKLNMQAILDATASQGEPIQELLVTHGKIPTLVVELIAVEMWKQKVFPVLCRLEDFKPPNTFPIYMVLHHEASIINLLETVFFHKEVCESAEDTILDLVDYCHRKLTLLVAQSGHGGPPEEEESQYGTPMQELQKQAELMEFEIALKALSVLRYITDCMDSLSLSTLSRMLSTHNLPCLLVELLEHSPWSRQEGGKLQQFESGRWQTVSPSEQQKLSKLDGQVWIALYNLLLSPEARARYCLTSFAKGQLLKLRAFLTDTLLDQLPNLADLQGFLAHLALTEAQPPKKDLVLEQIPEIWERLERENRGKWQAIAKHQLRHVFSPSEQELRLQARRWAETYRLDVLEAVAPEQPRCAYCNAEASKRCSRCQNEWYCSRECQVKHWEKHGKACVPAAQGDRAK